One window from the genome of Paraclostridium sordellii encodes:
- a CDS encoding cell division protein FtsQ/DivIB codes for MKRTSRYKLNKRGKITIYAFIFLVILFIYIFISSSFFELKNIEVNGNEKLNTNQIKKLTSIGVGKNLFQYNLKDIEENIKSNPYIKYVEVKRKIPNQLIINIKENTEDFIINLDKKYLYIQSDGLILSEKSKIENKNIPIISGLKIKEYRLKEKIKIEKSTSEKYFILMLKSLKKNNMIRELKTIDINKNFINIKTKDGIRVKLKLDSNIEYNINRLNEILINLKSEKSKDGELDLLNDKQATYLP; via the coding sequence ATGAAAAGAACTAGTAGATATAAGCTAAATAAAAGAGGAAAAATAACTATATATGCTTTTATTTTTTTAGTAATTTTATTTATATATATTTTTATTAGTAGTAGCTTTTTTGAACTAAAAAATATAGAGGTAAATGGAAATGAAAAGTTGAATACAAATCAAATAAAGAAATTAACTTCTATAGGTGTGGGTAAAAATTTATTCCAATACAATTTAAAAGATATTGAAGAAAATATAAAATCTAATCCATATATAAAATACGTAGAAGTAAAAAGAAAAATTCCTAATCAATTAATTATAAATATAAAAGAAAATACAGAAGATTTTATTATAAATTTAGATAAAAAGTATCTATATATACAAAGTGATGGATTGATTTTGTCTGAAAAATCGAAAATTGAAAATAAAAATATTCCAATTATAAGCGGTTTAAAAATAAAGGAATATAGATTAAAAGAAAAAATAAAAATAGAAAAATCTACTTCTGAAAAATATTTTATTTTAATGCTAAAGTCATTAAAGAAAAATAATATGATAAGGGAACTTAAAACTATAGATATTAATAAAAACTTTATTAACATTAAGACTAAGGATGGAATAAGAGTTAAATTAAAATTAGACTCTAATATAGAATATAATATAAATAGGCTAAATGAAATTTTAATTAATTTGAAGTCAGAAAAATCAAAAGATGGAGAACTTGATTTACTTAATGATAAACAAGCGACATATTTACCTTGA
- the murA gene encoding UDP-N-acetylglucosamine 1-carboxyvinyltransferase, whose product MSKYIINGGNKVEGRLSIRGAKNSVLPIMAASILNESESIIENIPNISDVHVMIDILKSIGCRIEYKGSTVYIDSSNINSTNVREEYMKMLRSSIIVMGAMIGRFNSISISYPGGCSIGARPIDLHLKSLEKLGVKVIEADGYIHCNRDKLVGNTINLTFPSVGATENAILAAAKAQGMTIINNAAREPEIEDLQNFLNKMGAKIKGAGTGRIIVEGVDKLKSVKHKIIPDRIAIGTYMIASAITGGELEVDNVIKDHMDPIVEKLREANCNIEYRDNGLIIKAPKTILPIKSIKTSPHPGFPTDMQSQIMTLLCLSNGISLIEESIFENRFMHCNELNKMGAKIIKLSDNVCQIHGVKRLVGKNVEAMDLRGGAALVLAGLIADGKTEINNINYIERGYEDIELVLKKLGANIKKV is encoded by the coding sequence TTGTCAAAATATATAATCAATGGAGGTAATAAGGTAGAAGGAAGGCTATCAATAAGAGGAGCTAAAAACTCTGTATTACCTATAATGGCAGCATCAATATTAAATGAATCAGAAAGTATAATTGAAAATATACCTAATATATCAGATGTTCATGTCATGATAGATATATTAAAAAGTATTGGATGTAGGATTGAATATAAAGGTTCTACTGTCTATATAGATAGCTCTAACATAAATAGTACAAATGTTAGGGAAGAATACATGAAGATGCTAAGATCATCAATTATTGTAATGGGAGCTATGATAGGGAGATTTAATAGTATAAGCATAAGCTATCCAGGTGGATGTTCAATTGGAGCAAGACCAATTGATTTGCATTTAAAGTCATTAGAAAAACTGGGAGTAAAGGTAATAGAAGCTGATGGATATATACACTGTAATAGGGATAAATTAGTAGGAAATACTATAAACTTGACATTCCCAAGTGTTGGAGCTACAGAAAATGCAATATTAGCAGCCGCAAAAGCACAGGGTATGACTATTATAAATAATGCTGCTAGAGAACCTGAAATAGAAGATTTACAAAATTTTTTAAATAAAATGGGAGCGAAAATAAAAGGAGCAGGAACTGGTAGAATTATAGTTGAAGGTGTTGACAAATTAAAATCAGTAAAACATAAAATAATTCCTGATAGAATAGCTATAGGGACATATATGATAGCAAGTGCTATCACAGGTGGAGAGTTAGAAGTGGATAATGTTATTAAAGACCACATGGATCCTATAGTAGAAAAGCTAAGGGAAGCAAATTGTAATATTGAATATAGGGATAATGGATTAATTATAAAAGCTCCAAAGACAATACTTCCTATTAAAAGTATAAAAACTAGTCCTCATCCAGGCTTTCCTACTGATATGCAATCTCAAATTATGACATTATTATGTCTAAGTAATGGGATTAGTCTAATAGAGGAATCTATTTTTGAGAATAGATTTATGCATTGTAATGAATTAAATAAAATGGGAGCAAAAATAATTAAGCTATCAGATAATGTTTGTCAAATCCATGGAGTAAAAAGATTAGTGGGAAAAAATGTAGAGGCTATGGATTTAAGAGGAGGCGCAGCTTTAGTATTAGCTGGCTTAATTGCTGATGGGAAAACTGAAATAAATAATATAAACTATATTGAAAGAGGTTATGAAGATATAGAGTTAGTTTTAAAAAAACTTGGAGCTAATATAAAGAAAGTTTAA
- the murG gene encoding undecaprenyldiphospho-muramoylpentapeptide beta-N-acetylglucosaminyltransferase, which yields MKILLSGGGTGGHVYPAIAIANKIKEENPEAEIIFVGTEKGIESEIVPKYGYELKTVTVQGFKRKIDFENVKRVFKLFKGLEQSRKIVKKFKPDVVIGTGGYVSGPVLFNSSMSKVPTIVHEQNSFPGVTNKILAKMVTKVLTSFEDSHERFPEETRSKLVLTGNPVRKEILISKKSVSRRKLGIQEDKKMVLCYGGSGGSRKINDSMKLVIRNLVNDDIAFIYATGKNFYDGFINDINDLDLKPYQKVVPYLEDMATALAACDIVIGSAGAISLAEITALGKPSIIIPKAYTAENHQEYNAKSVESKGAGIAILEKNLTPETLNETVYKLLGDRDLLLDMSNASKEIGKPEAIDIIYKEVMEVYNRNNKKSKSLSDEQVKKIDTQENEEKQVKTIGIKNKK from the coding sequence ATGAAAATTTTATTATCTGGTGGTGGAACGGGAGGACATGTATATCCTGCCATAGCCATCGCAAATAAAATAAAAGAAGAAAATCCAGAAGCAGAAATCATATTTGTGGGAACTGAAAAAGGTATAGAATCTGAAATTGTTCCTAAGTATGGATATGAATTAAAAACAGTTACTGTACAGGGATTTAAAAGAAAAATAGATTTTGAAAATGTAAAAAGAGTATTTAAACTATTTAAAGGACTAGAACAATCAAGAAAAATTGTTAAAAAGTTTAAGCCTGATGTGGTTATTGGAACAGGGGGATATGTTAGTGGACCGGTACTGTTTAACTCATCTATGAGTAAAGTTCCAACTATAGTTCATGAGCAAAATTCATTCCCTGGAGTAACAAATAAAATATTAGCAAAAATGGTTACAAAGGTATTAACTAGTTTTGAAGATTCACATGAAAGATTTCCAGAAGAAACTAGAAGTAAACTAGTTCTTACAGGAAATCCTGTTAGAAAAGAAATCCTTATATCTAAAAAAAGTGTTTCAAGAAGAAAACTTGGAATACAAGAAGATAAAAAAATGGTTTTATGCTACGGGGGTAGTGGGGGATCAAGAAAAATTAATGATTCTATGAAATTAGTTATAAGAAACCTAGTAAATGATGATATAGCATTTATATATGCTACAGGAAAGAACTTCTATGATGGATTTATTAATGATATAAATGACTTAGATCTGAAACCTTATCAAAAAGTAGTACCGTATCTAGAAGATATGGCTACAGCATTGGCTGCTTGTGATATTGTTATAGGAAGTGCAGGAGCAATATCTTTAGCTGAAATTACAGCTCTAGGTAAACCATCTATAATAATACCTAAAGCATATACTGCTGAAAATCATCAAGAGTACAATGCTAAGAGTGTAGAGAGTAAAGGGGCTGGTATAGCTATACTAGAAAAAAATCTTACTCCTGAAACTTTAAATGAAACAGTATATAAATTATTAGGAGATAGAGATCTATTATTAGATATGTCTAATGCAAGTAAAGAAATAGGAAAGCCGGAAGCAATAGATATAATATACAAGGAAGTTATGGAAGTTTATAACAGAAATAACAAAAAAAGTAAAAGTTTAAGTGATGAACAAGTTAAAAAGATAGATACACAGGAAAATGAAGAAAAACAAGTTAAAACAATCGGAATAAAAAATAAAAAGTAA
- the ftsW gene encoding putative lipid II flippase FtsW, with amino-acid sequence MPKEIRKKRVSRGIKTDFDNVVFYTTMLLVFIGIIMVFSASFIQSTFKLDDSYYFLKRNLIYAILGFIVMIFTSKIDYRFWYKNSRKLGIVVVILLLLVLSPLGTSLNGAQRWLGFGGLTIQPAELAKFSTIIITAKLIELKYDKIKSLTKGIIPLLIIPSIFFALIILQPNLSTAGTVILVTFVMIFVAGMDMKIVYAMFGAGIALFGAMVLAAPYRLARVTSFLDPFKDPLGAGYQVIQGLYALGSGGLFGLGLGKSRQKYFYIPEPQNDFIFAIIGEELGLIGCAIVIMLFVFLVYRCIRIAIRCPDVFSCMLVVGIGGQIGIQAALNIAVATSSMPVTGVALPFISYGGTSLIIFMAAIGIVLNVSKHVKMN; translated from the coding sequence ATGCCTAAAGAGATAAGAAAGAAACGTGTTAGTAGGGGGATTAAAACTGATTTTGATAATGTTGTATTTTATACAACTATGTTGTTAGTATTTATAGGAATCATAATGGTTTTTAGTGCTAGTTTTATACAATCTACATTTAAACTAGATGATTCCTATTATTTTTTAAAAAGAAATTTAATATATGCAATATTAGGATTTATTGTAATGATTTTTACATCTAAAATTGATTATAGATTTTGGTATAAAAACTCTAGAAAGCTAGGTATTGTTGTTGTGATATTACTATTGTTAGTTTTATCACCTCTAGGAACATCTTTAAATGGAGCTCAAAGGTGGCTTGGATTTGGAGGATTGACAATTCAACCAGCAGAATTGGCTAAGTTTTCAACTATAATAATTACTGCCAAATTAATCGAATTAAAATATGATAAGATTAAATCTTTAACAAAAGGGATTATACCACTTCTTATAATACCAAGTATTTTCTTCGCTTTAATCATATTACAACCCAATCTATCTACGGCAGGTACAGTAATATTAGTTACATTTGTAATGATATTTGTTGCAGGTATGGATATGAAAATTGTATATGCAATGTTTGGAGCAGGAATTGCGTTGTTTGGAGCTATGGTTTTAGCAGCACCATATAGACTTGCACGTGTTACTTCTTTTTTAGATCCATTTAAAGATCCTTTGGGAGCTGGATATCAAGTTATACAAGGACTGTATGCACTTGGATCTGGGGGTCTATTTGGACTAGGATTAGGAAAGAGTAGACAAAAATATTTTTACATACCTGAACCTCAAAATGACTTTATATTTGCTATAATTGGAGAAGAATTGGGTCTTATAGGATGTGCTATAGTCATTATGCTATTTGTATTTTTAGTGTATAGATGTATAAGAATTGCAATTAGATGTCCTGATGTATTTTCATGTATGTTAGTTGTGGGTATAGGTGGTCAAATTGGTATTCAAGCAGCTTTAAATATTGCAGTTGCAACGTCATCAATGCCTGTTACAGGTGTAGCACTACCTTTTATAAGTTATGGTGGGACATCGCTTATAATATTCATGGCTGCTATTGGGATAGTACTTAATGTCTCTAAACATGTAAAAATGAACTAG
- the murD gene encoding UDP-N-acetylmuramoyl-L-alanine--D-glutamate ligase — MDLNNKIVLLVGLAKTGVSTIKKLDKLGAKIIVNDIKSKDQLKDIIKQIENLDSVEYILGHHLEDISNIDLTIVSPGVPLDLPFIKKLQSENINIIGEVELAYKLSKNPTFVGITGTNGKTTTTSLVGEIFKKASKDSYIVGNIGNPVIDTVDLTDENSFLITELSSFQLESIEDFKPRVSTIINITEDHLNRHHTMENYINAKANIFKNQDANDFCILNYDDEIVRELGNKTNAKVLYFSQKEKVSQGAYLDDNNNIVIKVNDKEIKLLNKDELSLPGNHNLENCMAAILMSYVLGIDLEIIKDTLKTFKSVEHRLEFVTDKDGIMFVNDSKGTNPDSTIKAITSYDKPIVLIAGGKDKQSDFTEMISYATKNVKAIVLLGETADKIEQTAKLQGMNNIFRVSDMKEAVKTAYKLAQSGDVVLLSPACASWDMYPNFEARGLDFKENIYNL, encoded by the coding sequence ATGGACTTAAATAATAAAATTGTCTTACTTGTAGGACTGGCAAAGACTGGAGTATCTACTATAAAAAAATTAGATAAATTAGGTGCAAAAATTATAGTAAATGATATTAAGTCTAAAGACCAATTAAAAGATATAATAAAACAAATTGAAAATTTAGATAGCGTTGAGTATATCTTAGGACATCATCTTGAAGATATAAGTAATATAGATTTAACTATAGTATCTCCGGGAGTTCCATTAGATTTACCATTTATAAAAAAATTACAATCTGAAAATATAAATATAATTGGAGAAGTTGAATTAGCATATAAGCTATCTAAAAATCCTACATTTGTTGGTATAACAGGAACAAATGGAAAGACTACAACTACAAGTTTAGTTGGAGAAATATTTAAAAAGGCTTCAAAAGATTCATATATAGTTGGAAATATAGGAAATCCAGTTATTGATACTGTTGATTTAACAGATGAGAATTCTTTTCTTATAACAGAATTAAGTAGTTTTCAATTAGAAAGTATAGAGGATTTTAAGCCTAGAGTTAGTACTATTATAAATATAACGGAAGATCATTTAAATAGACATCACACTATGGAAAACTATATAAATGCAAAGGCCAATATATTTAAAAATCAAGATGCAAATGATTTTTGTATATTAAATTATGATGATGAAATAGTTAGAGAATTAGGAAATAAAACTAATGCTAAAGTTTTATACTTCTCACAAAAAGAAAAAGTAAGCCAAGGAGCATACTTAGATGATAATAACAACATCGTTATAAAAGTTAATGATAAAGAAATAAAATTATTAAATAAAGATGAATTAAGTTTACCAGGAAATCACAACTTAGAAAACTGTATGGCAGCTATTTTAATGTCTTATGTATTAGGTATTGATTTAGAAATTATAAAAGATACATTAAAGACTTTTAAAAGCGTTGAACATAGATTAGAATTTGTTACAGACAAAGATGGAATTATGTTTGTTAATGATTCAAAAGGAACAAACCCTGATTCAACTATAAAAGCTATAACATCTTATGATAAGCCTATAGTTTTAATTGCTGGAGGAAAAGATAAGCAAAGTGATTTTACAGAAATGATTAGCTATGCAACTAAAAATGTAAAAGCAATAGTATTATTAGGAGAAACAGCAGATAAAATTGAGCAAACAGCAAAATTACAAGGTATGAACAATATTTTTAGAGTTTCTGATATGAAGGAAGCTGTAAAAACGGCATACAAATTAGCTCAATCAGGAGATGTAGTTTTATTATCACCAGCTTGTGCAAGTTGGGATATGTATCCAAACTTCGAGGCGAGAGGATTAGACTTCAAAGAAAATATATATAATTTATAA
- the mraY gene encoding phospho-N-acetylmuramoyl-pentapeptide-transferase, whose amino-acid sequence MMLGITELTYTSMISFLIVIILGPIFIPMLTKFKFGQTVRDDGPQTHLQKNGTPTMGGIMMIVAILITILTRMKISSDMTMGLLCIVGFGFVGFVDDFLKIKFKRSLGLKAYQKLLLQVALATLLAYYQYTNSPSATQFIIPFTNITFNLGALYVPVMVFIILGTVNAVNLTDGLDGLASGITVIVSAFFMLVATSYGNTDVAILAAATVGACIGFLGFNSYPARVFMGDTGSMALGGAVISFAVLTNNVLIIPIVGGIYFAEAISVILQVGSYKLRKKRIFKMAPIHHHFEQCGWPETKVIFVFWITSIVLAWIGIIAVF is encoded by the coding sequence ATTATGTTAGGAATAACAGAACTTACGTATACATCGATGATTTCATTTCTTATAGTAATAATACTAGGTCCGATATTTATACCGATGTTAACTAAATTTAAATTCGGACAGACGGTAAGAGATGACGGACCACAAACACACTTACAAAAAAATGGAACACCTACAATGGGTGGAATAATGATGATAGTAGCAATATTAATAACAATTCTTACAAGAATGAAAATAAGCTCAGATATGACTATGGGACTTTTATGTATAGTTGGATTTGGATTTGTAGGATTTGTAGATGATTTCTTAAAAATAAAGTTTAAAAGATCATTAGGATTAAAAGCATATCAAAAGTTATTATTACAAGTTGCATTAGCTACATTATTAGCATATTACCAATATACTAATTCACCAAGTGCTACTCAATTTATAATACCTTTTACAAATATTACATTTAATTTAGGTGCATTATATGTTCCTGTTATGGTATTTATAATACTTGGAACAGTAAATGCAGTTAACTTAACAGATGGACTTGATGGTTTAGCATCAGGAATAACTGTTATAGTTTCTGCATTCTTTATGCTAGTTGCAACTAGCTATGGTAATACAGATGTAGCTATATTAGCAGCGGCTACTGTAGGAGCTTGTATAGGATTTTTAGGGTTTAACTCATATCCAGCAAGAGTATTTATGGGAGATACAGGGTCTATGGCTCTAGGAGGTGCTGTGATATCATTTGCAGTACTAACAAATAATGTTCTTATAATACCTATTGTTGGAGGTATATATTTTGCAGAAGCAATTTCAGTTATACTTCAAGTTGGATCTTATAAATTAAGAAAGAAAAGAATATTTAAAATGGCACCAATACATCATCATTTTGAACAATGTGGATGGCCTGAGACTAAGGTTATATTTGTATTTTGGATAACATCTATAGTTTTAGCTTGGATAGGTATAATAGCAGTATTCTAA
- a CDS encoding UDP-N-acetylmuramoyl-tripeptide--D-alanyl-D-alanine ligase → MESLSIKELVVASNGTLVNGNELDEIKKIVIDSRAANEGDAFIAIIGENLDGHKFIQSALENGCKTFIKNKSNGIKFESSDINLIEVDDTTKALGDIAKFYKEKFNIPYIGVTGSVGKTTTKDMIYSAISTKFNTLKNEGNFNNHIGVPLTLFNLNSNHECAIIEMGMSHFNEIEYLANIVNPKIGVISNIGLSHIENLGSQEGILKAKLEITSNFDKSNTLIINGDDEYLKKVCNDELGYELKTFGFNKNNDIYCLDYSIGEESLNFKCFINGKEEEIFIPTVGKHNIYNAMASILVGLSLGMDLSDIKAGLKNFKASKMRLDIIKKDGITIINDAYNASPDSMKAALDILGRYKNRRVAILGDMFEMGEHSEYGHRLVGGYAIDNVDVLVTIGENSRHIGDEANKLGFNKLNIHHFSNKETAIKKLNDIIVKDDVILVKASRGMQLENIVQYLNR, encoded by the coding sequence ATGGAATCTTTATCCATAAAAGAACTAGTAGTGGCATCTAATGGTACATTAGTAAATGGAAATGAATTAGATGAAATCAAAAAAATAGTTATAGACAGTAGAGCTGCTAATGAAGGTGATGCCTTCATAGCTATAATAGGTGAAAATTTAGATGGACATAAATTTATTCAATCAGCACTTGAAAATGGATGTAAAACTTTTATAAAAAATAAAAGTAATGGCATAAAATTTGAAAGTTCGGATATAAATTTAATAGAAGTAGATGATACTACAAAAGCACTTGGAGATATAGCTAAATTTTATAAAGAAAAATTTAATATACCATACATAGGAGTAACTGGAAGTGTAGGAAAAACTACAACTAAAGATATGATATACTCAGCTATATCTACTAAATTCAATACATTAAAAAATGAAGGAAACTTCAATAATCATATAGGAGTACCACTTACTTTATTTAATTTAAACTCAAACCATGAATGTGCAATAATAGAAATGGGAATGTCTCACTTTAATGAAATTGAATATTTAGCAAATATAGTAAATCCTAAAATAGGAGTGATATCAAATATAGGCCTATCACATATAGAAAACCTAGGATCTCAAGAAGGCATATTAAAAGCAAAATTAGAAATCACTTCGAATTTTGACAAGTCTAATACTTTAATTATAAATGGTGACGATGAATATTTAAAAAAGGTATGTAATGATGAACTTGGATATGAATTAAAAACTTTTGGATTTAACAAAAATAATGATATTTACTGTTTAGATTATTCAATTGGAGAGGAAAGCTTAAACTTTAAATGTTTTATAAATGGTAAAGAAGAAGAAATTTTTATACCAACAGTAGGAAAGCATAATATATATAATGCTATGGCATCTATCTTAGTAGGGTTAAGTTTAGGCATGGATTTAAGCGATATAAAAGCTGGATTAAAGAATTTCAAAGCTAGTAAGATGAGACTTGACATAATAAAAAAAGATGGCATAACAATAATAAATGATGCTTATAATGCTAGTCCTGATTCTATGAAAGCTGCACTGGATATATTAGGTAGATATAAAAACAGAAGAGTTGCAATACTTGGAGATATGTTTGAAATGGGAGAACACTCGGAATATGGCCATAGGCTTGTAGGAGGATATGCAATCGATAATGTAGATGTATTAGTTACAATAGGTGAAAACTCTAGACATATAGGAGATGAAGCTAACAAACTAGGATTTAATAAATTAAATATACATCATTTTTCTAATAAAGAGACGGCAATTAAAAAATTAAATGATATAATAGTTAAGGATGATGTGATCTTAGTTAAAGCTTCTAGAGGTATGCAACTAGAAAATATAGTACAATATTTAAATAGGTAA
- a CDS encoding stage V sporulation protein D translates to MSKIKRISKKRLVAVLIMACCVFFMLIFRTGYLQIVKGDWLTAKALDQQTRDIPIEPKRGTIYDKNMKELAVSVTKYTIWAKPVEVKDKEKAAKVISNLIDEEHEEVLKLLKKKNMALVKVKRWIDDETAEKIREAKLPGIWVAEDNQRYYPYGNFASYVLGHTSDDATGIAGVEMQYDKHLKGKSGRLIVSTDASGREIPHGMEKYYEPVQGNGLVLTIDEVIQHYTEKAVQKAYELNNAKRVTAIAIDPKTGDVLSMASKPDYDPNNSRTPIYPYYEEELEGYGDKDKIKGYFSMWRNPAVSDTYEPGSTFKLITSSAALEEGVIKEGEKFNCTGSVMVGGRKIKCWRHYKPHGAQEFKQGVQNSCNPVFVELGSRLGVSKMYDYIEGFGFMDTTKLDLPGEAKGILYNEKNVGPVELATISFGQSISVTPMQLISAIGAIANDGKLMQPRVVKELVDNQGNVTESIKPKVVRQVISEDTSNKMMEIAESVVSEGSGKAAYIPGYRIGGKTGTAQKVIDGKYAQGKYICSFVGIAPCDDPQIVVLAIVDEPTGVSAFGSTTAGPIVKEIMNDSLKYLGVEPKYSEEEKQEYEKEKVKVPNIIDLSVEDAIKVLEENKLKPIQDVDTEIKGTAKVVDIFPKPGAEVSVDSGIVIYTEN, encoded by the coding sequence TTGAGTAAAATTAAGAGGATAAGTAAAAAACGATTAGTAGCAGTTTTAATAATGGCATGTTGTGTATTTTTTATGCTTATATTTAGGACTGGATATTTACAAATCGTAAAGGGAGATTGGTTAACAGCTAAAGCTCTAGACCAACAAACTAGGGATATACCTATAGAACCTAAAAGGGGAACTATATATGATAAAAATATGAAAGAATTAGCAGTAAGTGTAACAAAGTATACTATATGGGCAAAACCTGTGGAAGTAAAAGATAAAGAAAAAGCTGCTAAAGTAATATCTAATCTAATAGACGAAGAACATGAAGAGGTTTTAAAGTTATTAAAAAAGAAAAATATGGCGCTAGTGAAAGTTAAAAGATGGATAGATGATGAAACTGCTGAAAAAATAAGAGAGGCTAAATTACCAGGAATATGGGTAGCTGAAGATAATCAAAGATATTATCCATATGGAAATTTTGCATCTTATGTACTAGGACATACTTCAGATGATGCTACAGGAATAGCAGGAGTTGAAATGCAATATGATAAACACTTAAAGGGAAAATCAGGAAGGCTTATTGTTAGTACCGATGCATCAGGAAGAGAAATACCTCATGGAATGGAAAAATATTATGAGCCAGTTCAAGGAAACGGTTTAGTTTTAACTATAGATGAAGTTATACAACACTATACAGAAAAAGCAGTTCAAAAAGCTTATGAATTAAATAATGCAAAAAGAGTAACTGCAATAGCTATAGATCCTAAGACTGGAGATGTATTATCTATGGCATCTAAACCTGACTATGATCCTAACAATTCAAGAACTCCTATATATCCATACTATGAAGAAGAGTTAGAGGGTTATGGAGACAAAGATAAAATAAAAGGATATTTTTCTATGTGGAGAAATCCTGCAGTTAGTGATACATATGAACCTGGATCAACATTTAAATTAATAACATCTTCAGCGGCACTAGAAGAAGGTGTTATTAAGGAAGGTGAGAAGTTTAACTGTACAGGGAGTGTAATGGTTGGAGGAAGAAAAATTAAATGTTGGAGACACTATAAACCTCATGGAGCACAAGAATTTAAACAAGGGGTTCAAAATTCTTGTAACCCTGTATTTGTGGAGCTAGGAAGTAGACTTGGAGTATCTAAGATGTATGACTACATTGAAGGATTTGGATTTATGGATACTACAAAGTTAGATTTACCTGGAGAAGCTAAAGGAATTTTATACAATGAAAAAAATGTTGGGCCTGTGGAATTGGCTACTATATCTTTTGGTCAATCAATATCTGTTACTCCAATGCAATTAATAAGTGCCATAGGTGCTATAGCAAATGATGGAAAACTTATGCAACCTAGAGTTGTAAAAGAGTTAGTAGATAATCAAGGAAATGTAACAGAAAGTATAAAACCAAAAGTAGTTAGACAGGTTATATCAGAAGATACTTCAAATAAAATGATGGAAATAGCTGAGTCAGTTGTTAGTGAAGGTTCAGGTAAAGCAGCTTACATACCAGGTTATAGAATAGGAGGTAAAACAGGAACTGCTCAAAAAGTTATCGATGGTAAATATGCACAAGGTAAATATATATGTTCATTTGTGGGTATTGCTCCATGTGATGATCCGCAAATTGTAGTTTTGGCTATAGTTGATGAACCTACAGGAGTTAGTGCATTTGGTAGTACAACAGCAGGACCTATAGTAAAAGAAATAATGAATGATTCTTTAAAATATTTAGGAGTTGAACCAAAATATAGCGAAGAGGAAAAACAGGAGTATGAAAAAGAAAAAGTTAAAGTTCCTAATATTATAGATCTTAGTGTTGAAGATGCGATTAAGGTTTTAGAAGAAAATAAACTAAAGCCAATTCAAGATGTAGATACAGAAATTAAAGGAACAGCTAAGGTGGTAGATATATTCCCAAAACCTGGAGCAGAAGTTTCAGTAGATTCAGGAATAGTTATATATACAGAAAACTAA
- the ftsL gene encoding cell division protein FtsL yields MKRNKKIKEINEYRLNKKNNYKRKLLKKIIKLSIKVGCLLFIFIIISGCMYGYSEISKLKYEIGKLESELHKKNIEKDNIKVEVDILTTSKDIEKKANEKLGMNYPKESQIRYIEVNK; encoded by the coding sequence ATGAAAAGAAATAAAAAAATAAAAGAGATAAATGAATATAGATTAAATAAAAAGAATAATTATAAAAGAAAGCTATTAAAAAAAATAATCAAGTTATCAATTAAGGTAGGGTGTTTACTTTTTATTTTCATTATTATATCTGGTTGCATGTACGGTTATAGTGAAATATCTAAATTGAAGTATGAAATAGGTAAACTAGAATCTGAGTTACACAAAAAAAATATAGAAAAAGATAATATAAAAGTTGAAGTAGATATACTGACTACAAGCAAAGATATAGAGAAAAAAGCTAATGAAAAACTAGGTATGAATTATCCAAAGGAAAGTCAAATAAGATACATAGAAGTAAATAAGTAG